GCTGGTGTATCTTCAGCCGAATCGTGGCTTAGATTAAAGCGCACCCATTCTTTGCCATCGCGCTCAAATGTTTGAACGTCAATAGCATTTAAAGAAGATGTTGTTGCGCCAGTATCGACACGAGCTTTAAAGAATGACTTTACAGAATCAATCCAAACCCATTCTTCTTGACCAAGGATCGCTTTACCATTCGCTTGCGTAGGATTCGCTTCAATCTTAGGCTCGACAGGTACACGAACAATTTGCTTTTCAACAATGACTTTAGGTTTTACTAAGCTTTTTTGCTTAATAAATTTTAGATCTTTAGAAATAGACGCTAATTTATTTTCTAGCTCAGCAATATATTGCTGCTGTGAATCCATTCGCGTAGATACAGAATCAAATTTGGTGTTGATGTTCTGTTCTACATTATTGATCGCTGCCATTGTTTCTTGATGATCTTGTGGCTGCGTGGTTGAACACCCTGTCAGTATTACTAATGTTAATAATGGTACGCTGAAGCGAAGCATCATATCTCCTATGTGCATCTATTTTCTAATGTCTACCGTAGTTTACCTTACAAAAAGGGATGCGAACAGCATCCCAGTGTCAGTTACTAGTCAGGATTACGAGCCACTAAAACGGCGCGTTTTGGTGCTGGATATCCTTCGATAGTTTTTGACGGATTTTCTGGATCCAAATATTCCGGAAGAGAATTATTTGTCATCCAATCGGTTGATCTTTGCTCATCAGTTGTCGTGGTATTCTCGTCAACAATACGGACATCAACAAAGCCACATTTTTCCATCCACACCTTTAATGCTTTCGCTGATGGGAAGAAATAAACGTTGTGCATCTGCGCGTAACGGTGAGTCGGAACTAACACGGCATTTTCATCACCATCGATCACCAATGTTTCAAGAATAACCTCACCACCTTTACGTAGTTGGTTTTTCAATTGAATAATGTGATCTAGCGGCGAACGGCGGTGGTACAGCACACCCATACTAAATACGGTATCAAACGCTTTTAGCTCAGGTAGTTGCTCAATACCTAATGGTAGTAAAAATGCGCGGTCATCGTTACCCATTAAGCGCTTAATCGCTTCAAATTGGATTAAGAATAGGTTTGATGGATCAATACCCACAGTCAGTTTTGCACCTTCGCCTAACATGCGCCACATGTGGTAACCGTTACCACAGCCGACATCAAGCACAGTACGACCTTTTAATGGGCTGATGTGAGGTAATACGCGATCCCATTTCCAATCTGAGCGCCATTCAGTATCAATATGAATGTCGTGCATCTTGTATGGACCTTTACGCCATGGGTGAAGCAAACGTAATAGGCTTTCTAAACGCTTTTTCTCACCGTCAGCGATAGGCACTTCATTACGCACGCTCACTTCATTTTTTAAATCAATGATGTCTGGCTTATCGGTTGGAAACTTCTGTAGGGCACGCATCCAACGACCCATATCACCATGCTCACTTTCTTCCCAATCACTTAATTGTTTAGGAAGAGTATTAAGCCATGGACGTAACGTATCGTGTTGTGCAATAAGCTGATAAAAATCAGAAAAACTAAACATATGGAACAAAAAACCTTATTTAATCGCGAACATTGAGCCGAAGTTGAAGCATTGGAACCATACTTCTGAGCTAGAGAAACCAATCTGATTGAAACGCGCTTTATGGGTTTCAATACTGTCAGGACGCATCACGTTTTCAATCGCGCTACGTTTTTGACTGATTTCCAGTTCGCTGTAACCATTCGCTCGTTTAAAATCGTGGTGAAGATCGATCAATAATTCATTCGCACGTTCATCATCGAAAATGTATTTCTCAGAGAGAATTAAAATGCCGCCAGGGCGCAAGCCTTGATAGATTTTCTCTAATAATGCTTGGCGATCTTGTGGGGCAAGAAATTGCAGGGTGAAGTTTAAAACGACCACCGAGGCATCAACAATGTCGACCTCTCGAATATCAGCTTCAATGACTTGTACAGGTGTATCAGAGCGATATGCGTCAACTAATAAGCGACAACGTTCAACCATAGCAGCTGAGTTATCAATTGCTAATATTT
The sequence above is a segment of the Photobacterium leiognathi genome. Coding sequences within it:
- a CDS encoding ATP-dependent zinc protease family protein, whose product is MLRFSVPLLTLVILTGCSTTQPQDHQETMAAINNVEQNINTKFDSVSTRMDSQQQYIAELENKLASISKDLKFIKQKSLVKPKVIVEKQIVRVPVEPKIEANPTQANGKAILGQEEWVWIDSVKSFFKARVDTGATTSSLNAIDVQTFERDGKEWVRFNLSHDSAEDTPAEKAQNDKATPETIEAPIVRWVRIRQSTSEEAVRRPVIEAWITLGSLHEKAQFTLADRTKMDFPVLLGREFFKDIALVDVGKQFVQGKTEPKPEPVSANK
- the cmoB gene encoding tRNA 5-methoxyuridine(34)/uridine 5-oxyacetic acid(34) synthase CmoB — its product is MFSFSDFYQLIAQHDTLRPWLNTLPKQLSDWEESEHGDMGRWMRALQKFPTDKPDIIDLKNEVSVRNEVPIADGEKKRLESLLRLLHPWRKGPYKMHDIHIDTEWRSDWKWDRVLPHISPLKGRTVLDVGCGNGYHMWRMLGEGAKLTVGIDPSNLFLIQFEAIKRLMGNDDRAFLLPLGIEQLPELKAFDTVFSMGVLYHRRSPLDHIIQLKNQLRKGGEVILETLVIDGDENAVLVPTHRYAQMHNVYFFPSAKALKVWMEKCGFVDVRIVDENTTTTDEQRSTDWMTNNSLPEYLDPENPSKTIEGYPAPKRAVLVARNPD
- the cmoA gene encoding carboxy-S-adenosyl-L-methionine synthase CmoA, with product MAGHDNIFAAPIEKLGDFTFDERVAEVFPDMIQRSVPGYSNIISAIGMLAERFAKPHSKIFDLGCSLGAATLSMRRHIQQEGCEILAIDNSAAMVERCRLLVDAYRSDTPVQVIEADIREVDIVDASVVVLNFTLQFLAPQDRQALLEKIYQGLRPGGILILSEKYIFDDERANELLIDLHHDFKRANGYSELEISQKRSAIENVMRPDSIETHKARFNQIGFSSSEVWFQCFNFGSMFAIK